Genomic DNA from Chromatiales bacterium:
AAACCCTTACCCTTGGTGATGCCGGTGACATCAACCTTCTGGCCGGCCTCGAACAGATCGACCTTGAGCTCGGCGCCCACGGCCAGATCGGCACCTTCCTCACCCTCCAGGCGGAACTCCCAGAGGCCGCGGCCGGCTTCAACGCCAGCCTTCGCAAAATGACCCGCTTCCGGCTTGGTGATACGGGAGGCCTTCTTGCTGCCCGTCGTCACCTGCAGGGCACGATAGCCGTCGAGCTCCTCGGTGCGCAGCTGCGCAACGCGATTGGGCTCCACTTCGATCACCGACACCGGCTGGGACGCGCCGTCTTCGGTAAAGACGCGGGTCATACCAACCTTTCGGCCGACTAATCCGATTGCCATGACGCTACCTCACTCCAGGCGCCCGGGCGGCCCGGACGCGCAAAATCCTGAAATCTCTAAATTTCGCGGCCCGGCGCGGGGAAAACCCACACCGGGCCGCAAAGAGCCGGCAATTATGCCAGAACTAAAATAATTAGTTAAGCTTTATTTGCACGTCGACGCCTGCAGCCAGATCCAGCTTCATCAGGGCGTCCACGGTCTTGTCCGTCGGATCGACGATATC
This window encodes:
- the rplC gene encoding 50S ribosomal protein L3; amino-acid sequence: MAIGLVGRKVGMTRVFTEDGASQPVSVIEVEPNRVAQLRTEELDGYRALQVTTGSKKASRITKPEAGHFAKAGVEAGRGLWEFRLEGEEGADLAVGAELKVDLFEAGQKVDVTGITKGKGFAGAIKRHHFRGQDNTHGNSLSHRAPGSIGQNQTPGRVFKGKKMAGHMGAVRNTAQNLEVVRVDAERNLILVKGAIPGSKGGDVIVRPAVKTKG